In Fibrobacter sp. UWR2, the sequence CCGGCCACGCCGTGATTTCCGTGCCCCCCGGACTGGACACTAAGGTCTACTCCGCTTACAAGGAACTTATCAAGCTCGGTTGGAAAGAAGCAACCCACAGCGACACCCCGATGGAATTCGAGTTCCAGCCGCAGGAAGTCGTACTGCAGCAGGCCGCCGCCCCGAGCGTCGACAACAACTTCAAGGATTTTATCAAGCCGAGCGTTCCGCTTTCGAACAGCTTCCGCTTCGAGAACTTCGTCCCCGGAGACAAGGCCCAGCTTGCATTCAACGCCGCCCTCGCCGTCGCGAAGAACCCGTACGGTACGCAGTACAACCCGCTTTTCATCTACGGACCTTCGGGCCTCGGCAAGACCCACCTGCTGCAGGCCATCGGCAACTACGTGCTCGAAGAAGACCCCGCCAAGCGCGTATGCTACCTCACCAGCGAAGACTTCTCACAGCAGTACATGAAGTGCCTGCGCGAAGGTCGCGTGACAGAAATGAGTGATTTCTATCGCAATGAAGTGGACATTCTCCTCATCGACGACATCCAAAATTGGACCGGCAAGTACGAGACGCAGAACGAATTCTTCCTCATCTTCAACGCGCTGCACCAGGCCGGCAAGCAGATCGTGCTTACCTCCGATGCTCCCGCGGGCGAAGTGAAGAACCTCTCCGACCGTCTCGTGAGCCGCTTCTCCTGGGGTCTCACCGTCGACATCCAGCCGCCCGACGTAGAAACACGCGAAGCCATCCTCCACAAGAAGGCGGAAGAACGCCACCTCGACATCAGCGAAGACGTGCTCCACTTCCTCGCCGAAAAGATTGCAAGCAACGTGCGTAGCCTCGAAAGCGCCATCATCAAGCTCACGCTCCAGTCGAGCCTGATGAACCACGACATCGACATGAGCATCGCACAGAAGGTCGCCGCCGAAATAGCTCCGACACTGCGCCGCCGCGTAAGCCTCGACGCCGTTCTCCACACCGTGTCGCAGCATTACGAAGTTGCCGAATCCAAGCTCACCGAGCCCGGACGCGGCACCAAGGAAATCTCGAAGGCGCGCCAGGTGGCCATGTATCTCATGCGCGAATGTTCGTCCATCAGTTTGCAGAGCATCGGTTCACGTTTTGGCGGCAAGGACCACTCCACCGTCGTTCACGCCATCAAGAGCGTGAAGAAGGAAATGGAAACCGACGCCGCTTTCGCCCGCCTCATCGAAGGCCTCAAGAACTCCATCCACGACTAACGGGATCAAGATGAACTTCTCAAAATCCTTTGCCCTGTGCGCTGCCATCGCGGCAAGCGCAGTTTTCGCACAATCGCAAACAGCACCCGCAGCAGAACAAGCCGCCGGCGAATCGCTCACCATCATCGGCGTGGGCGACATCATGATGGGCCTCAACTACCCCGACGAAAAGCCCGCGCTCCCCACACAGGACGGCGAACTCACCTTCTCCGAAGTGAAGGATATCCTGCGCGATGCAGACCTCACTACCGGCAACCTCGAAGGAACTCTCCTGAACAAGGGCGGGCTACCGAAACCCTGCTGCCGCGTGACCAAGAAATCCGGCAACTGCTACTGCTTCCGTTCACCCGAGCACTACACGAAGCACTTGCTCGATGCGGGCTTCGACTACGTGAGCGTTTCGAACAACCACTCCGGCGACTTCGGCAACGAAGGCAAGATCGGCACGATGCGCGCCCTCAATGAGGCAAACCTCGCCTACGCTGGTTTCGAGAACAGCTGCGAACAGAGATTCCTCGAACTGAACGGCGTTCGCTATGGGTTCGCCTCGTTCTCCGTAAGCAGCGGGACGCTGACCGTGTTCAATACCGAAAAGGCCAAGAAGACTATTGCCGCACTGCGTGACAGCGCCGACATCGTCATCGTCACGATGCACGTGGGCGCAGAAGGATCCAAGTACACGCATGTCACGCGCGAGATGGAAGAATTCCTGGGCGACAAGCGCGGCAACCCCTACGAATTCGCACGCCTCGCCATCGACGCAGGCGCCGACGTAGTGTTCGGTCACGGCCCGCACGTGCCGCGCGCCATCGACCTCTACAAGGGAAAATTTATCGCCTACAGCCTCGGGAACTTCGCGACATCGACCAGCGTGAACATCACTGGCGTCACGGGTTACGCCCCCATCGTGAAGATTACCGTCGACAAGAAGACAGGCAACTTCAAGGAAGGCCAGATTTACTCGTTCATTCAGAGGGGCAACAACGGCGACCGCAAGCCCACGCGTGACGACAAGGGCGCCTGCATCAAGCTCATGAAGGAACTGACCGAGCAGGACATTCCCGAAGCCGGCGTGAAGATTGCCGACGACGGAAAGATTACGCTCAAGTAAGCAGTATTGCTCGAAATTATTTCTCAGTTCGAAGAACCGGCCAGTAGCTTTCGGGTTTCTGGTTCAGGTAAGTCAGGCGCGTCCAGGTTTCATCGCGGAAGCAGCCGCCCACCATGAGTTCGTCGAGCTTGCCCGTAAAGCCGCCCACCTCGAAGTAGGCGCGGACACCGACAGAATCGCTTCTGTCGGAGGGCTCCAGCGAGAACGTCACCTTCGTATCATCCCAATCGGATTTTTCCGGCGAGGCCGAAACTTTAGCATCGTTCAGGTAGAACACCGTCTGTTCGAACGCACGCCTGCTGAACGCCACGTATGTCCATTCGCCCGCCTTGATTCCGTCCATGCCCGAAGCCCAGGAAACCTTGAAGCTTGCGGTATCGGCGCTATCTGCAGGATTCGCCACATGATATATTTCCACGACAAAGCCCTTTTCGGGAACATAGAGCAGCGCGTACTCCTTCGCCTTCTCGAAGATGGTCTGTTCCTTGTCGAGCGCATCGAGTTCCACCCACGTCGAGAAGCAGAAGTATCCGTCTTCATCAAAAGACATGTTCACTTCGCGCGTCGTATCCACCCTGGCGGAGCTCTTGACATAGAACGAGCCTGCGGAATCCATTTCTATTCCTATTCCGACAACGCCTTCGGTTATCGCATCAGCATCGACCGAGCCAAAAGCCGTGCCGTCAAAGTCCCCCATCTCGGCATAATCCGTCTGGGGAGAAACCGCATAGCCGAAATGCCACACCAGTGAGTAGCTTCGGTTCGTGGGGAACACATCGAATGCATAGGCCGGATTAAGCAGACCATCGTAGGAAAGTTCCAAGGAATCGGTCACGTTCAGCGAATCCACCCTCACCCAGAGCACGACTTGTTTGGTTTCCACACCGTAACCGGGGGTTGCCAACTCATGGTAGGATATCGGGAGTTTCTTGCTGCGGGAACCGTCCTTCGAAATGCGAACGGCCTCCCAGCGGCCCGTAATGTACTGCAGCGAATCGAAATTGCAGTTTTCTTCCGTAAGGCGAAGCGCAATCGGGATATCGGTCACGGAAGACGTCAGCGTATCGACCCCCTCGGGGAGCGAAAGCGGAGCCTTCCAGGTAAAGGAGACTGAATCGTGCGGAATCACGACATCCGGTTCAATCGCGCTCGGAATCAAGATTGTTTGGGTATCGCCCGGAGCGACCTCGACTTCAAAAACAGACGACCAATATAAATCGTCAAAGTAAATCTGCAAATCAAGTTCACCTGCAGGCAAGCTATCCACAACCAATTCATGAAAATCACGAATCGACGTTTCCCTGCGGATGGTCGTTCCCGGAACAACAACAACGACCTTGTGTTCATTATAAGAATCCACCAATTCAAGCTTTACCACGCCCGGCGCACGCAGCGTATCGCTCACGGCAACGGAATCGTCTTCGGCAACCTTCACACCCCGCACCAGCAGGCGCTTGCCCGACTGTGCGTGGAAGGCTTCAAGAGCATAAGTTCCATCAGGTACGGAATCCAGGCGGTAATGGCCCTTGTCGTCAGTTTCAGTGGAATATGCCGCAGGAAGTTCCGCATCGGTCATGGCGTCGTAGCCCTCGGGCACGCACTGCACATGCGCATTCACGGCCGGCTTGCCGCCGTCCAATACCAAGATACCTGCAAGTTCCGGGGAACCCGTCTCGGCACTGTTGCCGGCAACTTTGTCACTTGAAGAACATCCTGCAAAAAACGCCATAAAGGCCGCCAACAAGGCGACCGTTACTGATTTTATGTTTTTACAGGACTTCATCGATACCAATATAACTAAGAATTGGAAAAAAAAGGAATATTTATTGCAAATACCTGCATTTTATAGAGCCCGCCGTGGTGTATTCCACCACGATGACCCGCGCAGCGGGCATTTTCGCAGGCTTTTTATAGCCAGCGAACAACGGGCGCCCTTGCATGTCGAACATGCGGTAGTAGGCGGTTTCGGCCTCGGTCGCCCTATTTACACGTTGAGCAATCGGGGTCATTCCGCTGCTCGATTCCACGAATTCGCCCGAAGAAGATGCCGGTTTGGCACTCGAAGACGACGCGGGAGCATTCGGGTCGGTCACCACGATGCGGCCGCTCTTGACAAAAGTCGAATCGTTGTTGGTGGCCGTGACGGTAAAGGCGAACTCGCCCGCTTCCGCAGGAGTCCCGCTGATGGATATCTTGCGGTTTGCCTTATCGATGCTGGTCGTAACGCCCGTCGGGAAGCCCTCGGGCACGACCGTCTCGGCGCCGCTCCAGGTGTAGCAGAAATCTACAATCGGTTCGCCCAGATTGATGCTCTGGCTGCTGGAACCCCCACCGCACTTTACAACCTCAGGGTAGGCAGTCCCTTCGACAGAGAAGGTCACGAACGCGGACATCTGCGAAAGACCCGAATTGTCCGTCACCACGGCAACCGCGGAATACACGCCCGGTTCAAGCCCGCTCGCGTCTACCTGGTAGGGAGCGCTTGTCGCAGAGCCAACCAAAGTATTGCCCACATAGAAGGCGACGCTCTTCACGGAACCGTCGTTGTCCTTCGCATCGGCCTTCAAGGTCACCGTCGCACCGACATCAAACTTCGCGCCTGCCGCAGGGGCGGTCATAGAAACGCTAGCCGCCTTGTTGCTCAGGCCAAAAGCCTGGTTGTATTCGGGCATCTTGCCGTAGCGGCCACCCACGCCCACAAGTTTCGGGAGGTCGGTAGGAAGGCTTGAATTGCCGCGTAGTTCGTAAGAATAAGAAGGCGTAAAGACATTGTCGTTGAACGCCGACGCCTGAGATGTTCCATTGTTGTTATAGGGGGTGGAGCTCTTTGCTCCGGTGACCGTCGTATTCTTGAACTTGATCAAGGAATAGGCATCCTTTCCGGCCACCTGAATTTGCGGATTTTTCACATAGTTGTTTTCGTAAAGGACTTGCGTCTTCTTGTCGCTTTTCCCGGAGGCATCAATCACATGCCAGTGGTTGTAATCCACATAGGAATTGTAGATGTGGACCATCGAGGCGTAGGAACCATCCGCCTCGCTCGTCACCTTGGGAACGCGTCCGAAAGAATTGTGCCAATAGACATTCGCAAAAGTCAGCTGCGCCGTTTCAACCAGGTGCATATACGGATCGTAATAGTAGCAGTTGTACTCGTTGCTGCCATCATAGTCTAGATACGAAACGGTGATGCCCTTGACATATTCCAAGTCCATGCCGTCGCTAATCCACTTGTAGCTGATGTGGTCGAACCACATATTTTCAACTTCCTTGCCGCCGCTGCCGCTCACTTCGAGACCATCGCCCCCCTCAATAAGGTGCGGGTTCACATCGTAAAGGGCCAAGTTGCGATAAATGTTGTTCTTGGCACCTTCGTAGGAACGGTTTGACCACGAAACACCGCGCATATTTGCGCCACGGCCCATACCCACGAGGCTCTTGTTGCCCTTGGTCGTAATCCAGTTGCTCCAACTCTTGATTTCGCCCGCAGACACCATCGTGGTCTGTTCGCTAAGGCCGGAACAGCTGTTCTGCGTAAAGCTGATACGATAAAAGGTGTTGTTGGAATTGACAGTGTTGCCACAAGAAGACTTGCACCAAGTCCATCCCGAATTGGCGGCAGATGTGGCCGCATCTACGAACTTTCTGAAGTCGTAAGTACCTTCGGGCACAAGGATTGTCACCGCATCGTTACTCTGCATATGCTTACGGATAGTGGCGGTATCGCTCGCGATGACGATGTTACCCGCATCGCCGCCGGTGGTATTGGCGCCGAAGCCTTCGGCCTTCACGTTGAATGTGAAAAGCAGGACGGCCGTCGGGTCAGTTTCCGCGCCGCTCCAGATCCACTTGGCCTGCGTATTCGCGGCAAATCCCGTAAGGGCAGCCCCGCTCGGGAGCTTGTTGCTCGCATAGTTCAGGGTTGTCGCACCACCCCACTGGCTAAGATCGCGCCCCTTGTTCTTCCAGGAGTTGTTACCCACCGTAGGTTTCGCCTTCCAAGCGCTGCCGGAATAGTAGGACTTGTCGAGGTCATCAATCTGCACAAGAACACCGGGAGCGCCCTGGCCGTTCACGCCCACGACCGAAATCGCATTCTCGCCGGGCAGGAAAGTCATCGGAACAAAGCGCACGCGGCCCGCCTGGTTGTCTTCGGCAAGGAGCGCGCCATTGTGGTAGAGCCTGTAGCCGCCATCGGCCACAATCCAGATACCCGGACCTTCGCCCGCATTGTACGTCGCGGCCACCAGCTGCGAACCCACCTTGTCGCCACCACCGTAGGCGGCGTCGCCCGGAAGCGACACCACCTCGGAGGGGCTTATCGCCGCGGCGGCAATCCACACTCCGCACGCCACGGTTCCAAACATCCTTTTTATCATAATACACCCTTTCCCGGACAACGCAAACATTTGCACAACTTTCGCGGGAACTAGGTAAAATCTACCTTGTAAAAGTGATTTCGCCCACACTTTTCTTTTGACATCCCGATTTAGCGTTGTTTCTGGACAACGAGAAAACATGGCCGACGCATTCTCTTCCGAGCATTTTTCTTACATTTAGGGCATGGGCGAAAAGAAACCGTCAAAAAAAATCTTCGAATACCTGGACTACCGGGAATTTCTGAAAGATTACTACAACGCCAAGAAGGAGGCGAATCCCGCCTTCTCTCTCCGTGTATTTTCGGACAAGATCGGTTTCAAGGCCAAGGATTTCATCAGCCGCGTGATGAACGGCGACAAGAACCTTTCGAGCCAGAGCATTTCCAAGGTCGCAAGCGGCCTTAGGCTCGGCAAACACGAGACAGAATTTTTCATAGTGCTCGTCAAGTTTACCCAGGCAGAAACCACCGAAGAACGCAACGGCGCATTCGAAGAAATGCAGGCCATACTCAAGGTGGTTCGCTTCGCCGAAAAGCAGCACGTTTTGGGACACGCACAATACATGGTGTATTCGGACTGGAGACACCTCACCATCCGCAGCCTTATCGGCATGTACGGCTTTGACGGCAATTACGAAGCACTCGCGAAGCAAGTTCACCCGCACATCACCGCCGAAGAAGCGAAGAAGTCCGTAAAGTTGCTCGAAGACTGCCAGCTCATCAAGAAGGGCAAGGACGGCAAATACGAATTGACAGAAAGCGCCATTACCACCGGAGACCGCACGTCGAGACTCGCGCTCCGAGGGTACCATCAGCAGTGCCTAAAGCTCGCCGCCGATTCCATCGACCGCGACCCGCCGGGCACACGCCATATTTCGGGGCTCACCCTCGGTATAAGCCAAGAAGGCTACGAGCGCATTGTAGAACGCATCAATGCCTTTCGCAAGGAGATTGCGCTCATCGCCGAAGAGGACGAATCGAGCGACAAGGTTTTCCAGCTACAGTTTGCGCTGTTCCCTGTCGGCGGGAAAGACTAGGGAGCAGGCACTCCAACCGTATCGATCCCCTCGAATACGATTTCGTCTATTTCCAGGTGGGAGCCATTATATATAAAGATGCTGAATATGCCAATCTCTTTCGAGATTTCGCCCCACGCGACCTGGTAATTCTTATCGTCCAACGTTTCATTTCCAGGCCGTAAGACCAACTCTGTCCATTCATCGCTTGCCTTTGCAAACCACAGCGCCTTATTGTAGTTGTTGTTTGCTATTTCGCGGTAATGTTCAAGCGCAACAGCAAACATGCAGTCCCCGCGGACCTTCATACGGACTGCGGAAAGTGCGCTTAGATCGTAATATCCGGTATCAAGCCCGAGATGCGTCCCGAGCATGACGTAGCCCGAATCGGCGATGGTGAACTTCATCGAAAGATACTTCCCGCGAGTACCATCATCGACCAGCGCACTCGCAAAGCCGCCCGCACTGTCGGGGCTTTCAAAGGAAGCACCCTTGTGCGGCATGTAGTACCAGCCGTAATTCGGGTAGTCCTTCGTCATGTTGTTCAGGCTGTCGCCATCGTCGAAATCCTCGAAAACATATTCGCGGGTCAACTCCCAAATGTGCATGAGCGTATCGACGGTAGCACCCGCATCGAGCGAGACATCGGCAACAGGATTGTCCCACATAACGACGGTATATTTTCCCGCCGGGACATGCGGAAACACGAACTCGTTCCCTTCTTGTCTTGCATAGTAGGGGGAAACGTCTAGCAAAACCGAACCTAGCGAACTTGCGGCAACCGAGTCAGCCGCACCGGTGCGCACCGTAAGCGAAACGGACGGCAGAAGTTCGATTTCATTCATCGTAGAATCCGCAGCCTTGAGCCTTGTCCACACCATGAGCGAGGAGTCCTCGCCGGCAATTCCTTCGACATAGCACCTTGCATTCTGGCACTCGTCCAGTCGAGTCTCGAACTGCACCATTCCGGAATCATCCGCAGTGGCGGTTTCAAGTGCGGAGACATAGGACGGGAGGAACTGCGTCACCTTCTGGTCCTCCACGTCTTCGGACGGGCTTTCTGCGCGAACGGCACCGGAACGCTGGTACAAAGTAACACGAGCCTGAGGAACCGGGTGACGATCCACGTCGTACACCGCGACGGCAATCCCGTTCGTCGTCTCGCTCGTGGCTCCCGCAGTCCCGGACCCGCTGTCGGAACAGCCCGAGAACGCGACCAGCGCAATGCCGAACGCGATGCAAAAAAGTGTATAACTCCTAAACTCCTGGGACAATCTCATCGTTCTTCCTTTTTCATCATCGGGAACAACTGGAAATTTAACTGATAAACGCTGTCGCATATCTGCGCGGGCATCGCATTGACCACATTTACGATGGCTTTTCGCGTTTCGGCAAGGATATCGCGGATTTTTTGGATTTGATTCGAGTCGAGCGCCATGGTAAGCGTACTGATATCGCGCTTTTCCTTGGGGGTATTTGCTATCGAATCACGAGCTAGTTCCGCAATACAGCCTTGATAATCGCTGATGGTGGCACTCAGCCAGTGTTCCTGCGTGCGGAGGTGTGCCTCGGTGGGCTCCACACGACCGTTTTTGCAATGGCGGGCGAGCCCCAACTGAAGCAGGGCTTCAACGGCCTTCTCGACCTGAGAGGCGTTTAGCTTCGGAATGCAGGCTTCACCGAGTGCGTCGGCATCTTGCGGGCCACGATAATCGAACACATCTAGTGCCGAGCGAATCATCGGGTAGTACCACTGCTGAAAGTAACGGTAACGTGCCTCGTCAAGCTCGCGGCAACTGGCAGGGCGCATTTTCTGGAGTGCCTCGAAATGCTTGCGCACTTCTTCGTCGGTCTTTGCCTTGCCATAGGCGACCATCTCGCGAAAGTATTCCGCCTTCGCCTCCTTGAAACGGAAAAAATCAACAAACGTCTCAAGGCCTTTTGAGGACACATGACGTTTCCCCTGCAAAATCTTCACCAGGAGGCTTGCGTCAATACAGACCGCAGCAGCAAAGACCCGGTAACTGAAGGTCGTATCAAGCGACTTTTCGAACTCGTAGAAGTCCTGCAGGAACTTACGGTAGTCAGTGTAGTCGTATATGTTGATTTTGTTTCTTGCGAACATGGTTTACCAACCCCAATAATATAGTTTCTATTGTCAAAATAATCAATTTTTACGGCTATTTTTTGTTGATTTTTTACAGATATGTTGACATTTTTGTCCACATATGATCGAAAAAAAACTCATTAAAATACCGCCTAGAACATAGATTAAGGGTACAATGGTGTATCAAGGAGTTCTAATGTTTAAAAGAAAAACGGCCATTATTCTCGTGGCAACCCTCGCAACTGTAGCCTTCGCCACCAAATACGAGGCGGAATCCGCAACGCTCTCCGGAGGTTCTAAAAAAATCAACGCCTCGGGCGTCTCGGGCACGGGTTACGCCGACATGCAGGAAGGCAACATCACCTTTGAAGGGGTATCTGCCGAAACGGCAGGCAAGTACCAGGTGACCATCCGCTACAAGGCGGGCGATTTCAAAGCGAACTACATCGTAGTAAACGGCGCCACCTCGGGCACAGTCGATTTCGAGGCGACCACCGGTTGGTCCGACGTTTCAACCATCGTCACTCTCAAGGCGGGCACGAACACCATCTCGCTCGAAAAATACTGGGGCTGGATCAGCGTGGACTATATCGACGTAGAGCCCTACCAATCTGCGGCTTTCAAAATCTCCGCTACCCCGGTCACCCCGAACGCCACCGAAAGTGCGGTAAAGCTCTACAGTTTCTTGCGCGAGAACTTCGGCAAGAAGACGATTAGCGGAATCATGACCGGCGACATGAGCGGATACACGCTGGGCGCCGACTTCAAGACCCACGACGACGTGAAGTACATTTACACGCGCACGGGCAAGTACCCGGTACTCGTCGGCCTCGACTTCCTTTTTGCGACAGGCCCGAACGCTTCCGGCAGCTGGAACATGGAATACACCGACAAGGCCATCTCCATTGCAAAGGGCCTCTGGAAGGCTGGCGGCATTCCCGCATTCACCTGGCACTGGAAAGACCCGCTCGACAAGGATGACGCGTTCTATATCCAGGGCGCAGACAACGGCCAGGGATACACGACCTTCGATTTCGCGACCGCATTCAAGAGCGGCACCACCGAATGGAACACCGAAAGTGCCGCCTACAAGGGAATCGTTGCCGACATCGACCACATCGCAGACTACTTCCTCGAACTGCAGAAAGAAGGCGTGGCGGGCATTTTCCGTCCCCTGCACGAAGCGGGTGGCAAGTGGTTCTGGTGGAGTATCAATTCGGGCGAGCAGTTCGCGGCTCTCTACCGCCTGGTATTTGACCGCATGGTGAAGGTGAAGGGCGTAAAGAACATGATCTGGGTGTTCAACCCCGAAGGTTCTACCGTCACCTCCTGGAATCCGGGCAGCGAATACTACGACGTGCTTTCCATCGACATATACAACAGCGCAAACGACCATTCCAGCAACGCGAGCGCATTCGACAAGTTCAAGAACGCATCGAATGCCACGAAGATTCTCGCTCTCAGCGAAAACGGCCCCATTCCCGACGTGAACAACATGCACACCGACGAAGCGGTATGGAGCTGGTGGATGCCGTGGTACAGCACCTGGAGCGGAACCTGGCCCGGCCAGACAAAGGACGCCGTGTGGAAGAGCAATATGGATGACGAGCGGGTCCTTTCGCTCGAA encodes:
- the dnaA gene encoding chromosomal replication initiator protein DnaA, with protein sequence MQIDWERCLNYLRGMLSDSVFKTYFAQTKMVNLTTGHAVISVPPGLDTKVYSAYKELIKLGWKEATHSDTPMEFEFQPQEVVLQQAAAPSVDNNFKDFIKPSVPLSNSFRFENFVPGDKAQLAFNAALAVAKNPYGTQYNPLFIYGPSGLGKTHLLQAIGNYVLEEDPAKRVCYLTSEDFSQQYMKCLREGRVTEMSDFYRNEVDILLIDDIQNWTGKYETQNEFFLIFNALHQAGKQIVLTSDAPAGEVKNLSDRLVSRFSWGLTVDIQPPDVETREAILHKKAEERHLDISEDVLHFLAEKIASNVRSLESAIIKLTLQSSLMNHDIDMSIAQKVAAEIAPTLRRRVSLDAVLHTVSQHYEVAESKLTEPGRGTKEISKARQVAMYLMRECSSISLQSIGSRFGGKDHSTVVHAIKSVKKEMETDAAFARLIEGLKNSIHD
- a CDS encoding CapA family protein gives rise to the protein MNFSKSFALCAAIAASAVFAQSQTAPAAEQAAGESLTIIGVGDIMMGLNYPDEKPALPTQDGELTFSEVKDILRDADLTTGNLEGTLLNKGGLPKPCCRVTKKSGNCYCFRSPEHYTKHLLDAGFDYVSVSNNHSGDFGNEGKIGTMRALNEANLAYAGFENSCEQRFLELNGVRYGFASFSVSSGTLTVFNTEKAKKTIAALRDSADIVIVTMHVGAEGSKYTHVTREMEEFLGDKRGNPYEFARLAIDAGADVVFGHGPHVPRAIDLYKGKFIAYSLGNFATSTSVNITGVTGYAPIVKITVDKKTGNFKEGQIYSFIQRGNNGDRKPTRDDKGACIKLMKELTEQDIPEAGVKIADDGKITLK
- a CDS encoding carboxypeptidase-like regulatory domain-containing protein is translated as MAFFAGCSSSDKVAGNSAETGSPELAGILVLDGGKPAVNAHVQCVPEGYDAMTDAELPAAYSTETDDKGHYRLDSVPDGTYALEAFHAQSGKRLLVRGVKVAEDDSVAVSDTLRAPGVVKLELVDSYNEHKVVVVVPGTTIRRETSIRDFHELVVDSLPAGELDLQIYFDDLYWSSVFEVEVAPGDTQTILIPSAIEPDVVIPHDSVSFTWKAPLSLPEGVDTLTSSVTDIPIALRLTEENCNFDSLQYITGRWEAVRISKDGSRSKKLPISYHELATPGYGVETKQVVLWVRVDSLNVTDSLELSYDGLLNPAYAFDVFPTNRSYSLVWHFGYAVSPQTDYAEMGDFDGTAFGSVDADAITEGVVGIGIEMDSAGSFYVKSSARVDTTREVNMSFDEDGYFCFSTWVELDALDKEQTIFEKAKEYALLYVPEKGFVVEIYHVANPADSADTASFKVSWASGMDGIKAGEWTYVAFSRRAFEQTVFYLNDAKVSASPEKSDWDDTKVTFSLEPSDRSDSVGVRAYFEVGGFTGKLDELMVGGCFRDETWTRLTYLNQKPESYWPVLRTEK
- a CDS encoding Ig-like domain-containing protein, with the translated sequence MIKRMFGTVACGVWIAAAAISPSEVVSLPGDAAYGGGDKVGSQLVAATYNAGEGPGIWIVADGGYRLYHNGALLAEDNQAGRVRFVPMTFLPGENAISVVGVNGQGAPGVLVQIDDLDKSYYSGSAWKAKPTVGNNSWKNKGRDLSQWGGATTLNYASNKLPSGAALTGFAANTQAKWIWSGAETDPTAVLLFTFNVKAEGFGANTTGGDAGNIVIASDTATIRKHMQSNDAVTILVPEGTYDFRKFVDAATSAANSGWTWCKSSCGNTVNSNNTFYRISFTQNSCSGLSEQTTMVSAGEIKSWSNWITTKGNKSLVGMGRGANMRGVSWSNRSYEGAKNNIYRNLALYDVNPHLIEGGDGLEVSGSGGKEVENMWFDHISYKWISDGMDLEYVKGITVSYLDYDGSNEYNCYYYDPYMHLVETAQLTFANVYWHNSFGRVPKVTSEADGSYASMVHIYNSYVDYNHWHVIDASGKSDKKTQVLYENNYVKNPQIQVAGKDAYSLIKFKNTTVTGAKSSTPYNNNGTSQASAFNDNVFTPSYSYELRGNSSLPTDLPKLVGVGGRYGKMPEYNQAFGLSNKAASVSMTAPAAGAKFDVGATVTLKADAKDNDGSVKSVAFYVGNTLVGSATSAPYQVDASGLEPGVYSAVAVVTDNSGLSQMSAFVTFSVEGTAYPEVVKCGGGSSSQSINLGEPIVDFCYTWSGAETVVPEGFPTGVTTSIDKANRKISISGTPAEAGEFAFTVTATNNDSTFVKSGRIVVTDPNAPASSSSAKPASSSGEFVESSSGMTPIAQRVNRATEAETAYYRMFDMQGRPLFAGYKKPAKMPAARVIVVEYTTAGSIKCRYLQ
- a CDS encoding TIGR02147 family protein, which produces MGEKKPSKKIFEYLDYREFLKDYYNAKKEANPAFSLRVFSDKIGFKAKDFISRVMNGDKNLSSQSISKVASGLRLGKHETEFFIVLVKFTQAETTEERNGAFEEMQAILKVVRFAEKQHVLGHAQYMVYSDWRHLTIRSLIGMYGFDGNYEALAKQVHPHITAEEAKKSVKLLEDCQLIKKGKDGKYELTESAITTGDRTSRLALRGYHQQCLKLAADSIDRDPPGTRHISGLTLGISQEGYERIVERINAFRKEIALIAEEDESSDKVFQLQFALFPVGGKD
- a CDS encoding TIGR02147 family protein — its product is MFARNKINIYDYTDYRKFLQDFYEFEKSLDTTFSYRVFAAAVCIDASLLVKILQGKRHVSSKGLETFVDFFRFKEAKAEYFREMVAYGKAKTDEEVRKHFEALQKMRPASCRELDEARYRYFQQWYYPMIRSALDVFDYRGPQDADALGEACIPKLNASQVEKAVEALLQLGLARHCKNGRVEPTEAHLRTQEHWLSATISDYQGCIAELARDSIANTPKEKRDISTLTMALDSNQIQKIRDILAETRKAIVNVVNAMPAQICDSVYQLNFQLFPMMKKEER
- a CDS encoding glycosyl hydrolase, which gives rise to MFKRKTAIILVATLATVAFATKYEAESATLSGGSKKINASGVSGTGYADMQEGNITFEGVSAETAGKYQVTIRYKAGDFKANYIVVNGATSGTVDFEATTGWSDVSTIVTLKAGTNTISLEKYWGWISVDYIDVEPYQSAAFKISATPVTPNATESAVKLYSFLRENFGKKTISGIMTGDMSGYTLGADFKTHDDVKYIYTRTGKYPVLVGLDFLFATGPNASGSWNMEYTDKAISIAKGLWKAGGIPAFTWHWKDPLDKDDAFYIQGADNGQGYTTFDFATAFKSGTTEWNTESAAYKGIVADIDHIADYFLELQKEGVAGIFRPLHEAGGKWFWWSINSGEQFAALYRLVFDRMVKVKGVKNMIWVFNPEGSTVTSWNPGSEYYDVLSIDIYNSANDHSSNASAFDKFKNASNATKILALSENGPIPDVNNMHTDEAVWSWWMPWYSTWSGTWPGQTKDAVWKSNMDDERVLSLEDMPGWDKYTPTTSTDTSTTRLVNAPQFYGTATTVGIFDINGHFVGKDQNTLPQGRYIVRQRVLGHTKSTLYVKK